In the Malus domestica chromosome 16, GDT2T_hap1 genome, one interval contains:
- the LOC103453430 gene encoding TNF receptor-associated factor homolog 1a-like has product MAGISSEESGPGRSTEGISSGQRCLSGEALAEWRSSEQVENGTPSTSPPYWDSDDDDDGGPKPSELYGKYTWKIEKFSQINKRELRSNAFEVGGYKWYILIYPQGCDVCNHLSLFLCVANHDKLLPGWSHFAQFTIAVVNKDPKKSKYSDTLHRFWKKEHDWGWKKFMELSKVLDGFIDADTLIIKAQVQVIREKADRPFRCLDCQYRRELVRVYLTNVEQICRRFVEEKRSKLGKLIEDKARWSSFCSFWVGIEQNARRRMSREKMDAVLKVVVKHFFIEKEVTSTLVMDSLYSGLKALEGQTKSKKSKVKLLDTEEVRAPIVRAEKDMFVLVDDVLMLLERAALEPLPPKDEKGPQNRTKDGNSGEDFNKDSIERDERRLTELGRRTVEIFVLAHIFSNKIEVAYHESVALKRQEELIREEEAAWQAESEQKAKRGATEKEKKTKKKQAKQKKNNRKGKDKGREERPDVVAQEKQEHPTEEMKDYTRDEEQPVLEKPDTLEDVSDVSDSVDGVAEVPPLDSEDRDAGPINWDTDTSEVHPPTEASSSGITGLSSLQNGVTEIKSQSVMDDSSSTCSTDSVPSVVMNGSYKGNSLSSYKNQKSPGRGKHQLPKAISDGNSWPNETESQPSGPVADAGYQNDASGSSSKAGAFESEPAVHSLQDRIKWLEQHVVKKEEEVVSLQKKLSINDGVDLERPLKDKTPAVTSSPGSPSKDVPLNGPPKSESQSGAVVESIPLRKGSSIGAQQTERVVPLTTSPQNNGMSKPHTQKPTTPKPAEKAMAQQMPVMSRPSSAPLVPGPRPTSTVVPTVQAQTAPQLARSVSAVGRLGPDPSPATHSYVPQSYRNAILGNHVASGSTGLAHTNSPSSGVSPSPVYSQSPALVSAPMFLPRSSDMMDPSPVKSGFPFGMVTRDVLHNGPQWMDNCQRESSKGMNYDPSSLLNDQNFDYFHPLHGGQREHLSTEFPACTSGRQTQGVSADEFPHLDIINDLLDDEHGFGAARGSSAFHSGNGPSHLNRQFSYPGDLGISNDMGSATSSCRFERTRSYQDDGYQRGYTLGGHFEPLREFTPQAGSLPYVNGPIDGLVPNQWAMAGSDLSQLGMRNTGPDGYPYYNPEYSNMACRANGYTVFRPSKQQ; this is encoded by the exons TAGCAGAATGGCGGTCCTCTGAGCAGGTGGAAAATGGAACCCCATCTACTTCGCCCCCTTATTGGGACTCTGATGACGACGACGACGGTG GGCCAAAGCCATCAGAGTTATATGGAAAATATACGTGGAAGATAGAGAAGTTTTCTCAAATTAACAAAAGGGAACTTCGTAGTAATGCTTTTGAGGTTGGCGGCTACAAGTG GTATATCTTGATCTATCCCCAGGGTTGTGATGTTTGCAACCATCTCTCTTTGTTTCTTTGTGTAGCTAATCATGACAAACTTCTTCCAG GTTGGAGCCATTTTGCTCAGTTTACTATAGCTGTGGTAAATAAAGACCCTAAGAAGTCGAAATATTCTG ATACATTACATCGCTTTTGGAAGAAAGAGCACGACTGGGGATGGAAAAAATTCATGGAGCTGTCAAAAGTATTAGATGGGTTTATTGATGCTGACACTCTTATAATAAAGGCGCAAGTCCAAGTCATCAG GGAGAAAGCAGACCGGCCCTTTCGCTGCCTTGATTGTCAATATAGGAGAGAACTTGTTAGGGTATACTTGACAAATGTAGAGCAAATTTGCCGTCGTTTTGTGGAAGAGAAAAGAAGTAAACTTGGAAAGTTGATAGAGGATAAAGCTAGATGGTCAAG CTTCTGCTCCTTCTGGGTGGGAATTGAACAAAATGCTAGGCGTCGTATGTCAAGGGAGAAGATGGATGCAGTCCTGAAAGTAGTTGTTAAGCACTTTTTTATTGAGAAAGAAGTTACATCTACGTTGGTAATGGACTCATTGTATAGTGGTTTAAAGGCTCTTGAAGGCCAAACTAAGTCCAAGAAAAGTAAGGTGAAACTATTGGATACTGAAGAAGTGCGAGCGCCAATTGTTCGTGCAGAGAAAGATATGTTTGTATTGGTGGATGATGTTCTGATGCTACTTGAGAGGGCTGCCTTGGAACCATTACCTCCAAAAGATGAGAAGGGTCCTCAAAATCGTACAAAA GATGGAAATTCTGGAGAGGACTTCAACAAAGATTCTATTGAGCGGGATGAAAGGCGTCTTACGGAATTGGGTCGTAGGACTGTAGAAATATTTGTCCTTGCCCATATTTTCAG CAACAAAATTGAAGTTGCTTATCATGAATCTGTTGCATTGAAGAGGCAAGAGGAACTCATCCGTGAGGAAGAAGCAGCATGGCAGGCTGAAAGTGAGCAGAAGGCAAAGCGAGGAGCtactgaaaaggaaaagaagacaaagaaaaaacAG GCTAAACAGAAAAAGAACAACCGGAAGGGTAAGGACAAAGGGAGGGAGGAAAGGCCCGATGTAGTAGCACAAGAGAAACAAGAACACCCTACTGAAGAAATGAAAGACTACACACGGGATGAAGAACAACCTGTACTTGAAAAGCCAGATACGCTGGAAGATGTATCTGATGTGTCTGATTCAGTGGATGGTGTTGCGGAAGTACCTCCGCTTGATTCTGAAGACAGAGATGCTGGTCCAATAAATTGGGATACCGACACATCAGAAGTCCATCCTCCCACAGAAGCTAGTAGCAGTGGTATTACTGGACTGTCATCCTTGCAAAACGGAGTAACTGAAATAAAGAGTCAATCTGTGATGGATGATAGTTCCTCAACATGTTCTACAGATTCTGTCCCATCAGTGGTAATGAATGGGTCATATAAGGGGAACTCATTATCTAGCTACAAAAACCAGAAATCTCCTGGCAG GGGGAAACACCAACTCCCCAAGGCAATAAGTGACGGGAACAGTTGGCCAAATGAGACGGAAAGTCAGCCTTCTGGGCCTGTAGCGGATGCAGGATATCAGAACGATGCTTCTGGAAGTAGTAGTAAGGCGGGTGCATTTGAGTCAGAGCCTGCTGTTCACTCATTGCAGGATCGGATTAAATGGCTGGAGCAGCATGTTGTTAAGAAg GAGGAAGAAGTTGTATCTCTGCAGAAAAAATTGAGTATCAATGATGGGGTTGATTTAGAAAGACCCTTGAAAGACAAGACACCAGCAGTAACATCCTCTCCTGGAAGCCCTTCTAAAGATGTGCCCCTGAATGGTCCACCAAAGTCAGAGAGCCAGAGTGGTGCTGTTGTAGAATCTATTCCACTTAGAAAAGGATCCTCAATTGGTGCACAACAGACTGAGAGAGTGGTACCTTTGACTACTTCACCGCAGAATAATGGCATGTCCAAACCTCATACTCAGAAGCCTACTACTCCAAAACCAGCTGAAAAAGCCATGGCACAGCAAATGCCTGTGATGTCTAGGCCTTCCAGTGCTCCTCTTGTTCCTGGTCCGAGGCCTACTTCTACTGTTGTGCCTACAGTTCAAGCTCAAACTGCTCCTCAGCTTGCCCGTTCAGTAAGTGCAGTGGGCCGGTTGGGGCCTGATCCATCGCCAGCAACTCATAGTTATGTTCCCCAGTCTTATAGAAATGCCATACTAGGTAACCATGTTGCTTCAGGTTCAACTGGTCTCGCACATACTAACTCCCCAAGTTCGGGAGTGAGCCCATCCCCAGTATACTCTCAGTCACCAGCCTTGGTATCTGCTCCAATGTTCTTACCTCGGAGCTCTGATATGATGGACCCAAGCCCAGTTAAGTCAGGCTTCCCGTTTGGCATGGTGACGCGGGATGTGTTGCATAATGGACCCCAGTGGATGGATAATTGTCAACGGGAATCAAGCAAAGGCATGAACTATGATCCCTCCTCCTTGCTTAATGATCAAAATTTCGACTACTTCCATCCTTTACATGGTGGGCAAAGGGAACACTTGTCTACTGAGTTCCCAGCCTGTACATCTGGGCGCCAAACCCAAGGTGTATCGGCAGATGAGTTCCCACACCTTGATATCATCAATGATCTGCTTGATGATGAACATGGCTTTGGTGCAGCTAGAGGAAGCTCTGCCTTTCACTCCGGTAATGGGCCAAGTCACTTAAATCGGCAGTTTTCTTACCCTGGCGATTTGGGCATATCTAATGACATGGGATCTGCAACCAGCTCGTGTAGGTTTGAGAGAACACGGAGTTACCAAGATGATGGGTACCAGAGGGGCTACACATTAGGGGGCCATTTCGAACCACTTAGGGAATTTACTCCGCAAGCTGGTTCGCTACCTTATGTGAATGGGCCAATTGATGGGTTAGTTCCAAACCAGTGGGCAATGGCTGGTTCTGATCTATCTCAACTTGGCATGAGGAACACAGGACCTGATGGTTACCCATACTACAATCCAGAATATTCGAATATGGCATGCAGGGCGAATGGTTACACTGTATTCCGGCCTTCTAAACAACAGTGA